GTATGGTAAATGTGGTGCGGCTTCAAGTGCTCAACGGCTATTCGAGGAAACGCCCCATCGGACGTGGTCACTCGGAATTTATTAACATCTGTTATTTGCATATAAGACGTCTAGAAATTGTAATCGATTGTTTCCGGAGACGGTCAAAGTGGGCATAGACCTGACTCCACAGCGTTTGGCCTAtgttagtaaataaatatttgacctGATGCTGTATTTCAAGATGAAGATGAGGTATCTTCAAGTTCCATTAAGAAGCACAACATGCAGAATCCTGAAATTAGTTCCAAAGGATTACGAGTAACGTCGGACTTGTATCCCCATGGTAGAAATTGTCAGAAGGCTGCGTCTCGCGATGATCTCCACTTGAAGGATTTTTGTAGCTGCTGAGCCAAATCTGTGAGGTAGACAGAATCTCGAGTCCCTCGTCTCTTGGAAAAGATATACAAAGTTTCTCTCTGAGTCAGCAAGGGTGATGGATGTGCTACTCTCACCTTGTCTACCAACTGCAAAGCCTGTGCCAGACATCAATCCCCACCTATTGGCCAGAAACTCCATTGCAATATCATCAAGACTGGCATAGATCATACAGGTCCCTTTCCAACAATCTCGTAAACATGTATGGCAAATGTGCCTCATTCAAGATGTCCTTAACTTGTTCAACCAGCTGCCCCATAGAGACCAATTTCATGGGCCTCAATTCTTACAGCCAACAACCAAGCTAACCTCCCCACTTGACACTTTCCATGTTTCCGGCCATGTCCAAACAAGACAGTTTGCAACCTGATCATTATGTCTCTGCTTGCCTTGCTAAGGCCTATGCGATCTTGGATGTAATTAAGCAAGGCGAGCAAGTGCATGCAACCTTTATTGTGTCTCCAGTTTCTGATGATGATGTTGTAAAATCATCCCTTGTTGATATGTATGCAAAATGCGGTTCGCCTGCTATTGGTCATGTGGTTTTTGATTCAATTTCTTCAAAGAATTCAATTTCTTGGACTGCTATGATTCCAGGATATGCTCAAGTGGCCGAAAAATTGGATGCTATTCAGCTATTCCAGAAAATGCCAGTGATGAATTTACTTTCTTGGACAGCATTGATATCTGGGCTGGTACAAAGTTGGGAACTGGGTTGAttcgttttatttatttatggaaatGTGAAGCAAGGGATTGTAACAGCTTATGCATCTCCATACTTTAAACACAAGTTGTTGATGCTAATGTTTAGGCTCAGTTTATACATCCGTCTACAATATTCAATTCTTGTTTCTTTGCTGCGAGTTCTCCATGAATACTTTCAAGATCTTTGCTCCAACTTCTTCCTCAGCATCATGTGACACACTTGGTTCAGGGTTTTGATGTTAATCTACAACAAAATATAGTTCAATTAACACTCCACCAACCTGTTTGTTCCGAGGAAGGTGATCGACTTGCTACTAGGTTAACGTCTTCCCTAATGGAGTATTACACTGGTCCTAATGACAAAGTAACAGTTGACGATATTAGCGCAAGATTGCGAG
The window above is part of the Vitis riparia cultivar Riparia Gloire de Montpellier isolate 1030 unplaced genomic scaffold, EGFV_Vit.rip_1.0 scaffold786_pilon_pilon, whole genome shotgun sequence genome. Proteins encoded here:
- the LOC117910608 gene encoding pentatricopeptide repeat-containing protein At4g14050, mitochondrial-like, coding for MSKQDSLQPDHYVSACLAKAYAILDVIKQGEQVHATFIVSPVSDDDVVKSSLVDMYAKCGSPAIGHVVFDSISSKNSISWTAMIPGYAQVAEKLDAIQLFQKMPVMNLLSWTALISGLHHVTHLVQGFDVNLQQNIVQLTLHQPVCSEEGDRLATRLTSSLMEYYTGPNDKVTVDDISARLREGWLGYYKGTDHKLYLAVEFLEKAVVTSNTEEKENLAREAFDLSNKVPEPADL